A genomic stretch from Acropora palmata chromosome 13, jaAcrPala1.3, whole genome shotgun sequence includes:
- the LOC141863658 gene encoding uncharacterized protein LOC141863658, producing MKKTSCFSITELSGNDLLQVEELCRSLRHLKIQKTTQVASSELNSSVKFLFPLVLRRIIITDKFFSCGRFPHREDIVNSWFDQEYGGEPSRVIKEINVVKEAGTPWNDQDVSFKSSLLNQLQLSDDDKFEFFYHGTNHSSVENIIAGIDLGITMSKNLEFGRGFYVTNTLSVANEWAQAKSPNTAVLVFRVSGVQLRNDGNMIGLNLMNDEEEWKSMLKNSLSSDSDFPIWLKRFDFIDGPVVYRKGDFKSNPIPKNDSYQMYVRQEKCASLFNRSLCAVVYFSS from the coding sequence ATGAAGAAAACATCTTGCTTTTCAATAACGGAATTGAGTGGAAACGACCTCCTACAAGTAGAAGAACTTTGCAGATCGTTGCGGCACCTGAAAATCCAAAAGACTACGCAAGTTGCTTCAAGCGAACTAAATTCGTCTGTAAAATTTCTCTTCCCACTCGTTCTCCGACGCATAATTATAACTGATAAATTCTTCTCATGCGGCCGTTTTCCGCATAGAGAAGATATTGTTAATTCATGGTTCGATCAGGAATATGGTGGAGAACCCTCAAGGGTGATAAAGGAAATAAACGTCGTGAAGGAGGCAGGAACTCCTTGGAACGACCAAGACGTCTCATTTAAGAGCTCATTATTGAACCAACTGCAATTATCTGATGATGacaagtttgaatttttttaccaCGGAACCAATCATAGCAGTGTTGAAAATATCATAGCTGGAATTGACCTGGGCATAACAATGAGTAAAAATTTAGAATTTGGAAGAGGCTTTTACGTTACCAACACCCTTTCTGTCGCAAACGAATGGGCTCAAGCTAAATCTCCTAATACTGCTGTTCTAGTCTTTCGAGTAAGCGGGGTGCAACTGCGAAATGATGGAAACATGATTGGTCTGAATTTGATGAATGATGAGGAGGAATGGAAGTCTATGCTCAAGAATAGCCTTTCTTCTGACAGTGATTTTCCCATCTGGCTAAAACGATTTGACTTCATTGACGGACCTGTGGTGTACAGAAAAGGAGACTTTAAAAGCAACCCTATTCCAAAGAATGACTCGTATCAAATGTATGTTCGCCAAGAAAAGTGCGCCTCGCTGTTTAACAGAAGTCTTTGTGCAGtggtttatttttcctcgtgA